One Natronolimnobius sp. AArcel1 genomic region harbors:
- a CDS encoding restriction endonuclease codes for MKRFLRYFLYREVYRLIRKSMRDSGSDSTSNSQPVEPGKVIEEGRHSVGNAQDFPADGGQIESPAQLKAVLQRMDAYDFEHFIGDLWERMGWETEVSTAAADKGVDVTAEKATPYEQTLLIQAKRYGPNTTVGSPEVQQYASLRHQYHGVDKVLLVTTNGYSRQAKELADQLNVKLINGDELVQLVLEHDALDLVVEYLDFVEAVPEEDTSQSAEQSADRPETSSEAGAPSSESNVSAQQPTQMGSPPSTHWHKVVMGATIGWVVVFFSVVAIPEALWGLLFLATWVALPAAMFLDAREIGDVTDWPKYTWAYVLASLLWFVAVVPGLVYLWRRRSVPVKDEMDSASGEQASSIDTSQSSTEEQHTEASDESESNADVDGSASEPRSSGEDSGDRDHARVIGYEEERYTCQVERSPNGEWLVAYGRGTDPDDARVFVYDDTGLRITETIAEPTTASVADSGRTIVIDALDPDEHSAKLLVFEPDGTQPLTHYFNADITDCDVTPDGVYAVVTTYPPDDSVYVFDLESGDRRTKHELRHEKARQVTLRTEGSEWEIQFSTETGADPSYAIDLDGEIVWEETNDQREAKREDVDERDDPQHLIETIKSLREAYDTAETEPERNDVAQSLADAHWALANALEDDDPEAMQDQLDQAKKRYFELLPWYEGKSGAAKVLRKQGTHYLERGEEERAAECFRQIKQLEDEYSVQLLTEEDERHLEALS; via the coding sequence ATGAAACGGTTCCTTCGCTACTTCCTCTACCGCGAAGTGTATCGGTTAATCCGCAAATCGATGCGCGACTCGGGTTCGGATTCGACGTCCAACTCTCAGCCGGTCGAGCCAGGAAAGGTAATTGAAGAAGGGCGGCATTCAGTCGGAAATGCGCAGGACTTTCCGGCTGACGGCGGTCAGATCGAATCACCGGCGCAGCTCAAAGCCGTCCTCCAACGAATGGATGCGTACGACTTCGAGCACTTCATCGGCGACCTCTGGGAACGGATGGGGTGGGAGACGGAAGTCTCGACGGCTGCCGCGGACAAGGGTGTAGACGTCACCGCCGAAAAGGCAACACCTTACGAACAGACGCTGCTAATCCAGGCGAAGCGATACGGTCCGAACACGACCGTCGGGTCACCCGAGGTGCAACAGTACGCGAGCCTGCGTCATCAGTACCACGGCGTCGATAAGGTGTTGCTCGTCACGACTAATGGCTACAGTCGCCAGGCGAAGGAACTCGCCGACCAACTGAACGTCAAACTCATCAACGGAGACGAGCTCGTCCAACTTGTCCTCGAACACGACGCCCTCGACCTGGTCGTTGAGTATCTCGACTTCGTCGAAGCCGTTCCCGAGGAGGACACCTCGCAGTCAGCGGAGCAATCGGCCGATCGACCGGAAACCTCGTCCGAAGCAGGAGCGCCGTCGTCGGAGTCGAATGTGTCGGCACAACAACCGACTCAGATGGGTAGTCCGCCTTCCACGCACTGGCATAAGGTGGTAATGGGGGCGACGATCGGCTGGGTCGTCGTCTTCTTCAGCGTGGTGGCGATCCCGGAGGCACTCTGGGGTCTACTGTTTCTGGCGACGTGGGTCGCGCTTCCGGCGGCGATGTTCCTCGATGCGCGTGAGATCGGCGACGTCACCGACTGGCCGAAGTACACGTGGGCCTACGTTCTCGCGTCGCTGCTTTGGTTCGTGGCTGTCGTTCCCGGCCTCGTCTATCTCTGGCGACGTCGATCCGTCCCGGTCAAAGACGAGATGGATTCAGCGTCTGGTGAGCAAGCGTCGTCGATCGATACGTCTCAGTCCAGTACTGAGGAGCAGCACACGGAAGCATCGGACGAGTCGGAGTCAAACGCCGATGTCGATGGGTCAGCGTCGGAACCTCGGTCATCAGGAGAAGATTCCGGCGATCGAGATCACGCTCGCGTTATTGGCTACGAGGAGGAACGCTACACGTGCCAAGTGGAGCGGTCGCCGAACGGCGAGTGGCTTGTGGCGTACGGTCGTGGTACCGATCCCGACGACGCGCGGGTGTTCGTCTACGACGATACCGGGTTACGGATTACAGAGACGATCGCGGAGCCGACGACCGCGTCAGTCGCCGATTCCGGACGAACCATCGTTATCGACGCGCTCGACCCGGACGAACATTCGGCGAAACTTCTCGTCTTTGAGCCGGACGGCACACAGCCCCTCACGCACTACTTCAACGCCGACATCACCGACTGCGACGTTACGCCGGACGGCGTGTATGCGGTCGTAACGACGTATCCACCGGACGACAGCGTCTACGTATTTGACTTGGAGTCCGGTGACCGACGGACGAAGCACGAGTTACGCCATGAGAAGGCGAGACAGGTTACGCTTCGAACGGAAGGCAGTGAATGGGAGATCCAGTTCAGTACGGAAACGGGCGCAGATCCGTCGTACGCTATCGACCTAGATGGCGAGATTGTCTGGGAGGAAACTAACGACCAAAGAGAAGCCAAGCGAGAGGATGTGGACGAACGTGACGATCCACAACACCTCATTGAGACTATCAAGTCTCTCCGCGAAGCGTACGACACCGCCGAGACCGAGCCGGAACGAAACGACGTCGCACAGTCATTAGCAGACGCTCACTGGGCGTTAGCGAACGCGCTCGAAGACGACGACCCTGAGGCCATGCAGGACCAACTCGATCAAGCCAAGAAACGGTACTTCGAACTGCTTCCCTGGTACGAGGGCAAGTCGGGAGCTGCGAAGGTGCTACGAAAGCAGGGGACCCACTATCTCGAACGCGGGGAGGAAGAACGAGCCGCGGAGTGTTTCCGACAGATCAAACAGCTCGAAGACGAGTACAGCGTCCAATTGCTTACGGAAGAGGACGAGCGGCATTTAGAGGCCCTTAGTTGA
- a CDS encoding helicase-related protein, translated as MVYLDPLVDNGEIKLEEIHRRLLPETEEVRIATGYFYLSGFDLLREDLQSLLDPSEHEYAPMRILMGRQTDQKTADEITEGQSLRDQFRDEVRADIAGLNHAQLDRLDRLKEFIEQGYVEIRVRAPEQGYFHAKGTSFRLAPENPELRDGDTDRRDCALVVGSSNFTASGQRNNIELNLTTQDPHKVEDFEDWYDNQWANADEFSEDLVDIIETSDRYQEWKDQQEDDQSVDSGVEFGQYLEPFELYKLLAYDALSGNVCTRDSPLYYFQSLGYESAKEKLSQYNGCIISDSVGLGKSFIGGELLHDYRQGGDRCLLIVPANLTEQWIDLLQDQTDEDGNPFFGLQVDGKHLDVMSISKFQNLSYEEVQELRNGYDVVLIDEAHRFRNFGKWRPNPDHEDDYKGTRRHANLRQLRGKTMILLTATPINNSATDLKNLISLFTGSEELRNKASLDFSAFDEYIDLAEQRKRIAADKEEASEEEKQQLTDQLQRRSKEISKMLNEVMVLRTRKHVKDEILDEEDFEMSFKPPHLSKEEYSLPPAYQPIYRMLPDVMDALHLPHITIRNPQGGGTLKALYKLNLLKRLESSTYAFVQSLETLHESERALLGLLDSLPENEDIDALHDFQADNDGATLNDFVEGKDAAEDLEQTLEEFGFDAGVVRADGGDEDTELADATIGEVKTYIREDLTLLAYFLSQFIGDVAHDTGAVSDYAVETRQWLHDRDVGVIPNVSEEELNPILYPNSDLSDVDGATREFYEAVFSLREFRDPKIERLGEILAGYDKKVLVFTQYRATAEYVYRTLRNDPGTPLTDANSAVVKGGDENKQEIIKRFAPEASGYQRTLAESDESELQYVIATDTLSEGVNLQDVNVVVNYDLPWNPMRIVQRVGRVDRIGSTADKYVHNFYPDGDIEAAIKLLERLQAKINDIALIVGKENNILDPNEDQVLERAGVETEKTIGELEVEEIERSLRESRAVDDINELDDASKNPLLRHAGSDENAAYERYLLKNELNEEYELEADDFEFAEGYFEDDPDDRDLLYTNVTDMDAGPPAGVFGLAHLWFDEEDESPLGRVQRAFYHRRFGGDVKETHVRMLRFQPDTDGEPIRKNAETSRVLENREAIEDLIEKRLESIRESQVEGAFLHGGDHSKEQETLISFCRQYIEPRFQDEPTSGDYDSASDRAKALRSRLGEVGLKNTDEDQVLRDRFRHNDQYETLPDWPVEEFLNALEEFLDEYVAESTEYQETLVGESEVRARLVCWGVVGS; from the coding sequence ATGGTTTACCTGGATCCGTTGGTTGATAACGGGGAAATAAAGCTTGAGGAGATTCACCGCAGGCTACTTCCTGAAACCGAGGAAGTGAGGATTGCGACTGGATACTTCTATCTTTCCGGGTTCGACCTCCTTCGAGAGGATTTACAGAGTCTACTCGATCCATCTGAACACGAATACGCCCCTATGCGGATTCTGATGGGCCGACAGACGGATCAGAAAACAGCTGATGAAATCACAGAGGGACAAAGCTTACGAGATCAATTCCGTGACGAGGTACGGGCCGATATCGCGGGCTTGAACCATGCCCAACTCGATCGGTTAGATCGACTCAAAGAGTTCATCGAGCAGGGCTATGTCGAGATACGTGTTCGAGCGCCCGAACAGGGTTACTTCCACGCGAAAGGGACGAGTTTCCGTCTCGCGCCCGAAAACCCAGAACTCCGGGATGGTGACACAGATCGCAGAGATTGTGCACTTGTCGTTGGCTCGTCTAACTTCACTGCCAGCGGACAACGGAATAACATTGAGCTGAATCTGACGACACAGGATCCCCACAAAGTCGAAGACTTCGAAGATTGGTACGATAATCAGTGGGCAAACGCTGATGAGTTCAGTGAGGATCTCGTAGACATCATTGAAACGAGCGATCGATACCAGGAGTGGAAGGACCAACAAGAAGACGACCAAAGTGTAGACAGCGGTGTCGAATTCGGTCAGTATCTCGAACCGTTCGAGTTGTACAAATTACTCGCATATGATGCCCTAAGCGGCAATGTCTGTACGAGAGATAGCCCACTCTACTACTTCCAATCACTCGGCTATGAGAGCGCCAAAGAAAAGTTGTCCCAGTACAACGGGTGTATCATCTCCGATTCGGTTGGGTTGGGGAAGTCGTTCATCGGTGGTGAGTTGCTTCATGACTATCGCCAAGGAGGGGATCGCTGTCTCCTAATCGTCCCCGCAAACCTGACCGAGCAATGGATTGATCTCCTCCAGGATCAGACCGACGAAGATGGAAACCCGTTCTTTGGGCTCCAAGTTGACGGAAAGCATCTCGATGTCATGTCGATCAGCAAGTTTCAGAACCTCTCCTACGAGGAGGTTCAGGAACTCCGAAACGGTTACGATGTCGTTCTAATCGACGAGGCACATCGTTTCAGAAACTTCGGAAAGTGGCGTCCAAATCCCGATCACGAGGATGATTACAAGGGAACGCGACGTCACGCAAATCTCCGACAGCTTCGCGGGAAGACGATGATTTTGTTGACGGCGACGCCGATTAACAACTCTGCGACCGACCTGAAAAATCTCATCTCGCTGTTTACCGGTTCGGAAGAGCTACGAAACAAGGCGAGTCTCGACTTCAGCGCGTTCGACGAATATATCGACTTAGCCGAGCAGCGAAAACGGATCGCAGCCGACAAAGAAGAAGCCTCCGAGGAGGAGAAACAACAACTAACGGATCAGCTCCAACGGCGCTCAAAGGAGATTTCCAAGATGCTGAACGAGGTGATGGTCCTCCGGACCCGAAAGCACGTCAAGGACGAAATCCTCGACGAGGAAGACTTCGAGATGAGCTTTAAACCTCCACATCTTTCCAAGGAGGAGTATTCTCTCCCGCCTGCGTATCAACCGATCTATCGGATGCTTCCCGATGTTATGGATGCGCTCCACCTACCTCATATTACAATCAGGAACCCGCAAGGTGGTGGGACACTGAAAGCGCTTTATAAGCTAAATCTACTCAAACGCCTGGAATCATCCACCTATGCGTTCGTCCAGTCGCTCGAAACCCTCCACGAGAGTGAGCGAGCACTCCTCGGCCTACTTGACTCCTTACCCGAAAACGAAGACATTGATGCACTCCATGACTTCCAAGCTGACAACGATGGAGCAACACTTAATGACTTCGTCGAAGGAAAAGATGCCGCAGAAGACCTCGAACAGACGTTAGAAGAGTTCGGATTTGATGCGGGAGTTGTACGAGCCGATGGCGGAGACGAAGACACAGAGCTTGCCGACGCGACCATAGGCGAGGTTAAAACGTACATTCGGGAGGATCTGACCCTTTTGGCGTATTTCCTTTCACAGTTCATCGGTGATGTCGCCCATGATACTGGGGCAGTCAGCGATTATGCGGTTGAAACGCGACAGTGGTTGCATGACCGCGACGTCGGTGTCATTCCGAATGTTTCTGAGGAGGAACTCAACCCTATTCTCTACCCCAACAGTGATTTGAGTGACGTCGATGGGGCAACCCGTGAGTTTTACGAAGCGGTTTTCAGCCTTCGAGAGTTCCGTGATCCGAAGATCGAACGACTTGGTGAGATCCTCGCCGGATACGACAAGAAAGTACTCGTCTTTACGCAGTACCGAGCGACCGCGGAATACGTCTATCGGACGCTCCGTAATGATCCCGGGACACCACTCACCGACGCGAATAGCGCCGTCGTCAAGGGCGGCGACGAAAACAAGCAGGAGATCATCAAGCGATTTGCACCGGAAGCATCGGGATATCAGCGAACGCTCGCAGAATCCGACGAAAGCGAACTCCAATACGTCATTGCGACCGACACGCTCAGTGAAGGGGTTAACCTTCAGGATGTCAACGTTGTCGTCAACTACGATCTGCCGTGGAATCCAATGCGGATCGTACAACGTGTTGGTCGCGTGGATCGGATCGGGAGTACGGCGGACAAGTACGTGCACAATTTCTACCCCGACGGCGACATCGAAGCTGCAATTAAGCTCCTTGAACGTCTTCAGGCAAAGATCAACGACATCGCATTGATCGTCGGCAAAGAGAACAATATCCTTGATCCAAACGAGGATCAGGTTCTCGAACGAGCTGGCGTCGAAACCGAGAAGACGATCGGTGAGCTCGAAGTCGAGGAGATCGAACGCTCCTTGCGAGAGTCGCGTGCAGTAGACGACATCAACGAACTCGACGACGCGAGCAAGAATCCACTTCTCCGACACGCTGGCAGCGATGAGAACGCTGCTTACGAGCGATATCTGCTGAAAAACGAACTCAACGAAGAGTACGAATTGGAAGCAGATGACTTCGAGTTCGCCGAAGGCTACTTCGAGGACGATCCAGACGATCGAGATCTCTTGTACACAAATGTCACAGACATGGATGCAGGGCCGCCAGCGGGCGTGTTCGGGTTAGCCCACCTCTGGTTCGACGAGGAGGACGAATCGCCACTCGGACGAGTACAACGAGCGTTCTACCACAGACGGTTCGGAGGCGACGTCAAGGAGACTCACGTCCGTATGCTACGGTTCCAACCCGATACCGACGGAGAGCCAATTCGCAAGAATGCGGAGACCTCACGTGTACTCGAAAATCGAGAAGCGATCGAAGATCTCATCGAGAAACGGTTAGAGTCGATCCGAGAAAGTCAGGTCGAAGGTGCATTCCTGCACGGCGGAGATCACTCCAAAGAGCAGGAAACGTTGATCAGCTTCTGTAGACAGTATATCGAACCCCGATTCCAGGACGAACCAACGTCGGGAGATTACGACAGTGCCAGCGATCGTGCGAAGGCTCTACGAAGCCGGCTGGGAGAGGTTGGACTCAAGAACACAGATGAGGATCAGGTTCTTCGAGACCGTTTCCGCCATAATGATCAATACGAGACGCTACCGGACTGGCCGGTAGAGGAATTCCTCAATGCGCTGGAGGAGTTCCTTGACGAATATGTGGCTGAATCGACCGAGTATCAGGAGACGTTAGTCGGCGAGAGCGAGGTTCGGGCTCGGTTGGTCTGCTGGGGAGTCGTGGGCTCATGA
- a CDS encoding endonuclease NucS domain-containing protein produces the protein MVFHIDGDDVRSLSRTSFEAIDVAEANIEEWIIQNPSMLGEELLVVASQYAKFDRTTERPDVLALDPEGKLVVVELKRDRADNTTDLQAIKYASYCSTISAEELQQDYRTFWNERGDHEQLTPEDVGERFAEFLGDEVASITGDGYAEFALDDRPRILLAAGSFGPEITTPVIWLEREFGMDITCVELEAHRTEGEDVYVSSRRMLPIPEAEEYMAKRREKERQQSRSSTRAERAITVLLEAGIVEEGDIVVFDEGSVPDDADHRFDPDDDFWRGRITGKTGRSDNVEWLENGAEYSFTKLAQTVLEETTGREFNVNGYPYWRHTKYDMTLTELRKTEVGDIDW, from the coding sequence ATGGTATTTCATATCGACGGTGACGACGTTCGTTCTCTTTCCCGCACTAGCTTTGAAGCCATCGATGTCGCGGAGGCAAACATCGAGGAGTGGATCATCCAGAACCCGTCTATGCTTGGAGAAGAACTGCTCGTCGTCGCGTCCCAGTACGCCAAGTTCGACAGGACCACTGAGCGGCCTGACGTGCTTGCACTTGATCCAGAGGGGAAACTGGTCGTCGTCGAACTTAAGCGAGACAGAGCAGACAACACGACTGATCTACAGGCGATCAAATACGCCAGTTACTGTTCCACGATCAGCGCTGAGGAACTCCAGCAGGATTATCGAACCTTTTGGAACGAACGCGGCGATCACGAACAACTCACCCCGGAAGATGTCGGGGAACGGTTTGCCGAATTTCTCGGTGACGAGGTTGCATCCATAACTGGTGACGGCTATGCTGAGTTTGCACTCGACGATAGGCCTCGGATTCTCCTCGCAGCTGGTAGCTTCGGGCCCGAAATTACTACGCCAGTTATCTGGCTCGAACGAGAGTTCGGCATGGACATCACCTGTGTAGAACTCGAAGCGCATCGTACGGAAGGTGAGGACGTCTATGTGAGTTCTCGCCGTATGCTTCCGATTCCAGAAGCTGAAGAGTACATGGCGAAACGTCGGGAGAAGGAGCGACAACAAAGCCGGTCGTCAACCCGCGCTGAACGAGCGATTACCGTCCTTCTGGAAGCAGGGATCGTCGAAGAAGGTGATATCGTAGTGTTTGATGAAGGGAGTGTTCCTGATGATGCCGACCATCGTTTTGATCCAGATGACGATTTCTGGCGCGGACGAATCACTGGGAAGACGGGACGAAGTGATAACGTAGAGTGGCTCGAAAACGGCGCTGAGTATTCATTTACGAAACTCGCACAGACGGTTCTCGAAGAGACTACTGGCCGTGAGTTCAACGTAAACGGATACCCATACTGGCGGCATACAAAATACGACATGACACTTACAGAGTTACGCAAAACGGAAGTGGGAGATATTGATTGGTAG
- a CDS encoding Eco57I restriction-modification methylase domain-containing protein — MTLQQITASDVASWDSLQDIAASFEKRGLKPRPNLGDDHELVLQLADDEFIVLVRAGLGESATDFKPEDTDRRHTNLVATNDFEEFTFITRVRTFGQQHGQIKHQKLSFSKSQFTSDSGEKNTILQKLNEIEYGSTAAIYGDLYDTQQIVKEFYEDFEKLRTELVQEVSGVPDDRGDAKQRYVQVTLDRMIFLYFIQEKRLLDRNPEYLHEHHKRVAGEDEDVYEEFYDPLFFDLLAEGKRDPEFGSLPYLNGGLFTTNPVEEEFPNAKLGESAEETNELFGRILDFLSEWNWNVDERLDIVDPKNLSPAVLGHIFEQTVNQKEMGAYYTPEEITGFMARRSIHPYLLDQLNEAVDADYEEIDDIFALSSLDAKTTGDEVVADGGTITQQGPTADVQTDHVETLYFDILQDARVLDPAVGSGAFLLAAQDVLLDIYLQCLEFFEELEQEGRSWELSSRTRDELQDIQSRKGSKTLYAKREIILNNLYGVDIDDGAVEICKLRLWLSMVADIEDEPNEVEPLPNIDFNIRQGNSLIGFTEIVEVANADGDAALTNYGGGTGTGVKEMYEDVIEAIERHQGSTSAKEATNARKLAEARIESHSEELDKKVLEQFYDSGITEISLDEIKDFCPFHWVLEFAPVYRDGGFDIIIGNPPWEVLSPNRDDFFSKYDETFRTYNADQKDEIQKQLLESEEVHDDWEEYKLNLEWRADFFNNSQEYQLQTPKIAGQTIASENDLSALFLERTFNIVSGESYVSLILPGFVFTGAIAKDLRRHLLDENSLESVVGFENKGIFEQIHGQYKFGIITFKSSGRTESVIGTFGHTDTEILKYIDSESVEIPRSVLENFSPGAGIFPSVTSQKQANVLKKILDHPPVGNQEEHAWWGDLVTKELHEPTDKGRFVETENEGDYPIYGGANIHQYLHDNKIDKELDGPRYWSIESEDPDKSARARIRQKAFNKGRLKKAIYNNFGGPETSKSQKQFVNDLLKEKRGRGLKPSDLLPDFTEYRIGYRNVTNSTNERTLVAAVIPPGTACLETLQSFRPYYIEPDENDLQSDSLHSAYKRIFSDRELFAALGLLNSIPFDYLMRRKIETHIVKYKFEESQIPRLTKGTEWFHYISERAARLNCYGEDFEEMRDRLNGIKPAVDEQARRRSQAEIDAAAFHAYGLNREDTEFVLNDFHRVENPRLMDEPYFEMVLDKYDELTDIGPCE; from the coding sequence ATGACTCTCCAGCAGATCACCGCGTCCGATGTTGCCAGCTGGGACTCTCTACAGGATATTGCAGCCTCCTTCGAAAAACGCGGGCTAAAACCTCGCCCCAATCTCGGTGACGATCACGAGTTAGTACTCCAACTTGCTGATGACGAGTTCATCGTCCTTGTACGGGCTGGACTCGGAGAATCTGCAACGGATTTCAAACCAGAAGACACCGACCGCCGGCATACGAATCTCGTTGCGACAAACGATTTCGAGGAATTCACGTTCATCACGCGAGTTCGAACCTTTGGCCAGCAACACGGCCAGATCAAACACCAGAAGCTCTCGTTCAGCAAGTCGCAGTTCACTAGCGATAGCGGTGAGAAGAATACCATTCTCCAGAAACTCAACGAAATCGAATACGGTTCTACCGCTGCTATCTATGGAGATCTCTACGACACACAGCAAATCGTCAAGGAGTTCTACGAGGACTTCGAGAAGCTTCGGACGGAACTCGTCCAAGAAGTAAGCGGCGTCCCAGACGATCGAGGCGACGCTAAACAGCGATATGTCCAAGTTACGCTCGATCGGATGATCTTTCTCTACTTCATCCAGGAGAAGCGCCTCCTCGATCGGAATCCCGAGTACTTACACGAACATCACAAACGGGTCGCTGGCGAGGATGAGGATGTGTATGAGGAGTTCTACGATCCGCTGTTCTTCGATCTTCTCGCTGAAGGGAAGCGAGATCCGGAATTCGGCAGTCTACCATATCTGAACGGTGGGTTGTTCACCACGAATCCCGTCGAAGAGGAATTTCCAAACGCTAAGCTGGGTGAGTCAGCCGAGGAGACGAACGAGTTGTTCGGTCGGATTCTGGACTTCCTCTCGGAGTGGAACTGGAACGTTGATGAGCGGCTGGATATCGTCGATCCGAAGAATCTCTCCCCTGCGGTCTTGGGTCACATCTTCGAGCAGACAGTGAACCAGAAGGAGATGGGCGCGTACTACACGCCCGAAGAGATCACCGGGTTCATGGCCCGCCGTTCTATTCATCCCTATCTCTTGGATCAATTAAACGAAGCCGTTGATGCCGACTACGAAGAGATTGACGACATCTTCGCATTGAGCAGTCTCGATGCAAAGACGACTGGTGATGAAGTTGTAGCTGACGGAGGGACAATCACTCAGCAAGGGCCAACAGCCGACGTACAGACTGATCACGTAGAAACGCTCTATTTCGATATTCTTCAAGATGCACGAGTGCTTGACCCAGCAGTAGGTAGCGGAGCATTCCTACTGGCAGCTCAAGATGTGTTACTCGATATTTATCTTCAGTGTTTGGAATTCTTTGAAGAACTGGAGCAGGAGGGCCGTAGCTGGGAATTATCGAGTCGGACGCGAGATGAACTACAAGATATACAGAGTCGCAAGGGGAGTAAGACGCTCTACGCTAAGCGAGAGATTATTCTGAACAACCTATATGGCGTAGACATTGACGACGGTGCTGTCGAAATTTGCAAACTTCGACTGTGGCTTTCAATGGTTGCAGATATAGAGGACGAACCGAATGAGGTTGAACCGCTTCCAAATATCGACTTCAACATTCGCCAAGGGAACTCACTGATCGGATTCACCGAGATCGTTGAAGTAGCAAATGCGGATGGCGATGCAGCGTTAACGAACTACGGCGGCGGCACAGGAACCGGTGTTAAGGAAATGTATGAGGATGTAATTGAAGCGATTGAGCGTCATCAGGGTTCTACGAGTGCAAAAGAGGCGACAAATGCCCGGAAGTTAGCTGAAGCAAGAATTGAGTCACATAGTGAAGAATTGGATAAGAAGGTACTCGAACAATTCTATGACTCTGGAATAACAGAGATCTCCTTGGATGAAATTAAAGATTTTTGCCCTTTTCATTGGGTATTGGAGTTTGCACCTGTATACAGGGACGGAGGATTTGACATAATAATCGGAAACCCTCCATGGGAGGTTTTGAGCCCTAATCGAGATGACTTCTTCTCAAAATATGATGAGACATTTCGGACATATAATGCTGACCAGAAGGATGAGATACAGAAACAATTATTAGAAAGTGAGGAGGTGCATGATGATTGGGAAGAGTATAAACTAAATCTAGAGTGGCGAGCGGACTTTTTCAACAACAGTCAAGAATACCAGTTACAAACACCCAAAATCGCTGGCCAGACTATCGCAAGTGAAAATGATCTATCTGCTCTCTTCCTTGAAAGGACGTTTAATATCGTTTCTGGTGAGAGCTATGTTAGCCTAATTTTACCAGGTTTTGTATTCACAGGAGCAATTGCGAAGGATCTACGACGACATCTTCTTGACGAGAATTCATTAGAATCAGTTGTAGGATTTGAAAACAAAGGTATTTTTGAGCAGATACACGGCCAGTACAAATTTGGAATAATAACTTTCAAATCATCTGGCAGAACAGAGTCTGTTATTGGAACCTTTGGCCATACAGATACTGAGATACTCAAATATATTGACAGCGAATCTGTAGAAATACCTAGGTCAGTTCTTGAGAACTTTTCTCCGGGTGCCGGAATATTCCCTTCAGTCACATCTCAAAAGCAAGCAAATGTGCTTAAGAAAATCTTAGATCACCCACCAGTAGGCAATCAAGAGGAACACGCCTGGTGGGGTGACTTAGTAACTAAGGAACTTCACGAACCTACAGATAAGGGAAGGTTTGTTGAAACCGAAAATGAAGGAGATTATCCGATATATGGAGGTGCGAACATCCACCAGTATCTACACGATAATAAGATTGATAAAGAGTTAGATGGGCCGAGATACTGGAGTATAGAATCTGAGGATCCGGATAAGAGTGCTAGGGCAAGAATCCGACAGAAGGCATTCAACAAGGGACGGCTCAAAAAAGCTATTTACAACAACTTCGGTGGACCGGAAACTAGCAAATCGCAGAAGCAGTTTGTGAATGATCTTCTGAAAGAAAAGCGGGGAAGGGGGCTAAAACCTAGTGATTTACTCCCTGACTTCACGGAATATCGAATTGGATATCGGAACGTTACAAATTCGACGAATGAGCGTACACTCGTTGCAGCGGTGATTCCTCCCGGAACGGCATGTTTAGAAACGCTACAATCGTTTCGGCCATACTACATTGAACCAGATGAAAATGATTTACAATCGGACAGTCTTCATTCAGCCTATAAAAGAATCTTCTCTGATAGAGAGCTATTTGCAGCACTCGGCCTGCTTAATAGCATCCCGTTTGATTACCTAATGAGGCGGAAAATTGAGACTCACATTGTCAAGTACAAGTTTGAGGAGAGTCAAATTCCTCGTCTCACCAAAGGCACTGAATGGTTCCATTACATCTCAGAACGAGCAGCTCGCCTCAATTGTTACGGTGAAGATTTCGAAGAGATGCGAGATCGGCTAAACGGCATCAAGCCAGCTGTAGACGAGCAGGCTCGTCGTCGCTCACAAGCCGAAATTGACGCCGCTGCATTCCATGCCTATGGGCTCAATCGTGAAGATACGGAGTTTGTCCTCAACGATTTCCACCGAGTTGAGAACCCACGGTTGATGGATGAGCCGTATTTCGAGATGGTGCTAGACAAGTACGACGAATTGACCGATATCGGGCCATGTGAGTAG